In Phyllopteryx taeniolatus isolate TA_2022b chromosome 6, UOR_Ptae_1.2, whole genome shotgun sequence, one genomic interval encodes:
- the LOC133480006 gene encoding stathmin-like: MANITDIQVKELNKRASGHAFELILRPTSPDAKVPFPQSPVKKKATSLDEIMKKLEAADERRKNHEAELLKNLAEKREHEKDVIQRAIDECCNFTKNTQEKLTQKMLAAEERHKIHEAEVLKNLKEKRERDKEVLQRAIDEGCNFSKSTQEKLTQKLLAAEERYKSHEAEVLKQLAEKREHEREVLQRVFDECCNFMKTTQEKLNQKMEAKRDNREARLAALDKKLKDKDKKIEELKKTRA, encoded by the exons ATGGCAAACATTACAG ATATCCAAGTCAAGGAGCTGAACAAACGTGCGTCGGGTCACGCGTTTGAGCTCATCCTGAGACCCACCTCTCCTGACGCAAAAGTGCCATTTCCACAGTCCCCTGTCAAAAAGAAGGCAACATCGCTGGATGAGATTATGAAGAAGCTGGAGGCTGCTGATGAGAGACGCAAG aACCATGAGGCTGAATTACTGAAAAACCTAGCGGAGAAACGAGAGCACGAGAAGGACGTGATCCAGAGAGCCATAGACGAATGCTGCAACTTTACCAAGAATACACAGGAGAAGCTTACTCAGAAAATGCTGGCTGCAGAAGAGAGACACAAG aTCCATGAAGCTGAAGTGCTGAAAAATCTGAAGGAGAAAAGAGAGCGTGATAAGGAAGTGCTCCAGAGGGCCATTGACGAAGGCTGCAACTTCAGCAAGTCCACTCAGGAGAAGCTCACTCAGAAGCTGCTGGCTGCGGAAGAGCGATACAAG AGCCATGAGGCTGAAGTGCTGAAGCAGTTGGCTGAGAAACGAGAGCACGAGAGAGAAGTGCTCCAGAGGGTCTTTGACGAATGTTGCAACTTCATGAAGACCACTCAGGAGAAGCTTAATCAGAAGATGGAAGCAAAGAGAGACAACCGCGAAGCGCGATTGGCTGCTCTCGATAAGAAACTTAAGGATAAG GATAAGAAGATTGAAGAATTGAAGAAGACAAGGGCCTGA